The genomic interval GAGATTCTCGTAGAGTATGTCATAGAGCAGGGTTGACTTCCCCGAACCGGAGACACCCGTGATCGCGACGATGCGGCCGAGTGGTATATCGAAGTTGATATTATCAATATTGTGTTTTTTCGCGCCGCGGATCTGGAGCGTCCCTTTTTCGGCCGTGCGGCGTTTTTCAGGGATCGGGATCGCCTCTTCGCCACGGAGGTAGCCGAGCGTCCTCGAGCCGCTCGTGTTGCGTTTTGTGGTGAGGAGCTTCTCAAGCTCCCCCGCGACAACCACCTCGCCACCGTGCACTCCGGCCCCTGGGCCGATGTCTACAATATAGTCTGCGGCAAAAATGGTGTCCTCGTCGTGCTCGACCACGATGATCGTATTGCCGAGGTCGCGGAGCTTTTTCAATGTTTCGATAAGTCGATCGTTGTCGCGCTGGTGAAGACCTATCGTCGGCTCGTCCAAGACGTAGAGCGCGCCGACGAGACCCGATCCGAGTTGCGAAGCAAGTCGTATGCGCTGCGCCTCGCCGCCGGAGAGCGTATTCGCCCTGCGATCGAGCGTGAGATAGTCAATGCCGACATTCGCCATGAACTGAAGGCGGCTCGTGATTTCCCGGAGCACGACGCGCGCGATGTCCTGCTCTTTTGGCGTGAGTTTTAGGGTGTCAAAAAATTTAATCACGTCGGCGATCGAGAGCGAAACAACGTCAACAATGGACATGTTCGTCGGGTGCAACACCGAGTGTTGAATATTTTTGTTCAACACTCGGTGTTGCACATTAATACCGAGGAAGACCTGGAGTGCCTCGGGGCGCAATCGCGCACCGTGGCAGGCAGGACAAACTTCATTCCCGAAAAAGTGCCGCGTGCCGAGGCCGTTACAGTCCGGGCATGCGCCATAAGGCGAGTTAAAGCTGAAGAGGCGGGGTTCCACCTCGGGGAAAGAATAGCCGTCGCGGGGGCAGGCGAATTTTGACGAGAGGAGGAATGTTTCCTGCGGCTCGATGATGGGAACTCGTGCGCGCTCGATCGCCGAGCCGAGGTTCGGTGCGCCGTCCGGCGAGAGGACATGCACCCGAACGAGGCCGTCGGACTCCGTAAGCGCGCGCTCGAGAGCCTCGGCAAGGCGTTCGAGCGCTGCGGGCTCGTTCGATGCAAAGTCTGCCGCAGAAAGCGTGTCCACGAGGACATCAATGTCGTGTCGCTTGTTCTTATCGAGAAGTATCTGCTCACGCAAGAGGTGCCGCTCTCCGTCAACGACCACGCTCGCGTAGCCCTTACCGAGGAGGTCATAGAGCATTTGGTAGTATTCGCCCTTCCTCCCGCGCACAAGCGGCGCGAGGATTTCAAATGTCCTCTGTTGCGGCGCGCCGCCCTTCGGGCGGCGCGTTTTCTGCTTTGGAGCATTCGTCGCGTGCGTGTGATCGCGAACCTCGCCGATCCGCTCCAGTACGAACTGCATAATCTCGTCTTTCGAGAGCTTCTCGATTGGCGACCCGCAGATGAGACAGTGGGGCCGGCCGATCCGCGCAAACAGCACGCGGAGATAATCGTAAATCTCCGTGATCGTCGCGACCGTCGAGCGCGGGTTATTTGAGCGCGATTTCTGGTCAATCGAGATCGCAGGCGAGAGACCGACGATCTCATCCACATCCGGCTTCTGCATCTGCCGGAGAAACTGCCGCGCATAGGCCGAGAGCGACTCCACATACCGCCGCTGCCCCTCGGCAAAAATGGTGTCGAACGCGAGCGAGGACTTCCCCGAGCCCGAGAGTCCGGTGAAGACGATGAGCTTGTCGCGCGGCATCTCAACCGTGATGTTCTTCAGATTATGCGTCCGCGCGCCCTTAACGATCAATTTATTTTCCATACGAGACATAGCCCCGCCCAAGAGTGGGAGGGGGTAATTGGAGACAATATAGCACAGCGGCTCGCGTATTTTAAGAACCTCGTTGCAACACGCTTGACGCAAAGGTTGTAACGCGCTTCTGCTTGTCGGCAAAGCGCTCCTCGGCAAGCGCGATGAGTTTTGTAACGAGCTCAACGTTCGAGACGCCCGATGCCTTCCAGAGGTGCTGCTGCAAACTGCCGGGGAGTGGATTAATCTCGTTGAGGTAGACGCTTCCCGACTTCTGGTCAATAAGGAAATCGAAGCGCGCCGTGCCGCTGCCGCCGATCGCGCGGAATGCGCGCACCGAAAATTCACGAATGGTCGCGGCGATCTTTTCGTCGACTGGAGCCGGAATCCGCACTGACTCTTTCGCCCCGCTCATTGAGCCCGAGCCGCCTTTGCTTCCTTTGCCGCCACGCATGTATTTATCGTCGAAGCTTAAAAGTGCCGCTTTGGCGAGCGGCTGCTCGAGCACGCTTGTCCGCACTTCCTCATTCCCCAGCACGGCGCAGTTCACTTCGATGAGGTTCGGCACGCCCTGCTCGACGATCACTTTATCATCGTAGTGCAACGCCACCTCGACTGCTTGCTCAAGCCCTCCCTGCGACTCGACTCGGGTGACGCCGATGCTCGAGCCGAGATGAACCGGCTTCACGAAGAGCGGAGAATGTAAAACCGAAATCTCTTTTTCAATTCGCGGTCGCTCCGCATTCCATTCTCGCTTGGTGAAAAAAACGTACGGCGTCGAAGGGATGCCGACGCGCTCGGTTACAATCTTCGCGAGCGCCTTGTCCATCGCGATCGCAGATGCCGCGATGTCGCAGCCGACGAAGGGGATGACGGCACCGCTCAAAATGCCGGCGAGCATGCCGTCCTCGCCGTTAGTCCCGTGGAGCACAGGAAACGCGACGTCAAGGCGACGAGTTGCATGCGCTCCGAACAGTCCGGGGAAGCCGAGCGAAAACTCTCCGTCGGTCCGAATAACCGGCCGCCGCAGCGATTCAAGATGCTGTGTAAAATCGTGCCGTCTGAATGTCGCAACGTCAGCAAGCGACTCGGCGCTGTACCAACGGCCGGAGCGCGCGATGTAGATCGGCACCGGCACAAACCCCGGCGCCGCGCCGAGTGCCGCAATGATAAACTGGCCGGTGATGATGGAGATATCGTGCTCCACCGACCGCCCGCCGAAAATGACGCCGATCGTTTTCATGGTGAATTCAGTGTACAGCACGCGTGCGGAGAACACGTGCTTGACAAATACCATCTGGTGTGCTAACTTCACCCCAGATGAAATAGGCAACGCAGGATTTCTATCCACGTAGCGTCGCTAAATGACCGTTGTTTTCTCACGGAGGAAGTGCGATGAAAAAAGGGGCCGTTGTGTTGACGATCTTACTAGCGTTCGTCGGGAGTTTTTTCGGTGCCGTAGTGACAGTATACTTGCTCCTCCCTGTGCCACAATTTCTTGGAGGAAACGTAGGCGGCGCGAGGACGCTTACGGCATCTGCAATCGTGACACGAGGTGTCGCGAAGATGCTTGTTGAAGAGGACTCTGCAGCGAAGGCGGCTCTGGCAGTCGCCGAGCGCAGTAGACAGGATGAGCAGAGGGCACTTGCAGAGCAGGCAGAGCTGCGGCACAATGCAGAAGAACACCGTAACGCCGTTGCTTCCGCCAAGGAAGCTCTGGCAAGGGCGCGCGGTATGGACGGCGAGAGTTCTGATGCCGCCTGGATTTCAAGCGTGCGCCGCGGTCCGAAAAATGCCTACGAGCAGACGTGCGACGCCTATGAGCGATACAGAGCCGCCACGTGGGTGGAATATGCGCTCTCAGCGACGCACGCGGTGAGTCTCGTCAAACCCGACGAGATCGGATTGGATTCTCTTGAACAGTTTCGAGAGTTGTATGCAGCGCTTGCCAAAAAAACGATTGGCGGCCTGCTTGTCTCGCTGAAGAATCGCCCGTCGTCCGAAACTTCGTGCGGTCGCGGAGAGAGTTCGGTCGACCTACGGAATGGTCCTGAGGTGTTCGAGACAATCCTGTATATCCTCAAAACGATCGAGATGTCGCCGGAGCAGACAGAGCTAACGACGCAGGAAGAATTCCGGAATCTCCTGCGGGGCTCAGTTCGCATCCAGGTAGAAGAGCTCCGCCCGCTCCTCAAAAGTGAATCCTCCGATGCCCGTGCCATACTTGCCGGATATTTGGAGGAGTACCATTTTTCTCCGGCCGAGGTTGGTCTCACAGGGGACGAAGCCGCACTTCTTTTCTTCTCGAACGAAAAGAAGTAAACAACAGAAACGCCTTGGAGGATTCACGCTTTAGACCTCCGCCCCGTGGCAAACCACATGCCACGGGGTGTCTTTTTTTACACACCAAAATAAATCCCACAGTAACCGCCCGCTCCTTAAAATTTCTCGCATAGCGAGAGGTGTTTAGGAAATGGCGAGCCGAGTAGAAAAATGCAGCTGTCTGAGGCCGACGAGCACGGAGGCCGAGTTCTGCATTTTTCGTAAGCGAGGCGACACCATTTCCAAACACCGAAGCTCGAGCGTGAAATTTTAAGGAGCGGGCGGTTACACCTCACACATACCCATCCGGCCAGTCGTTTTGGAGGAGGACGACGTCCCCCGCGACGGTGAGCATCGGGAGCGCCGCGTACATCTGGAGCGCATCATCGTACCAGAGGAGCTCTCCTTTGAAGAGAGCGGCGGTGAGTCCGCGTGCGATATGCGGCGTCGCCGAGTTGGCGACAAGCACCACGACGTCCGCGATCTTCGCGAGCGAACGTCCGATTTCCTCATGCACCGCAGCACTACGCTCCCCCATCTCGACAAGCCCGGGAGTAACGTAGATTCGTCTTTTGGCATCTACGCAGCGCAGAAACTCAATCGCCGCCCGCGCGCCGTCGGGGTTGCCATTATAGGTGTCGTCAATCGTGACGACGCCGCCCGCGTCCCGCCGTGGCTCGAGCCGATGCTCAAATGCCCTGGTCTTTCGGGTGCCCTGCTCGATCTCCGGGACCGATAAGCCGAGCTCGAAGGCAATTACTGCCGCTGCCGCAAGCGGCCCAATTTGGTGCATTCCGAGGAGGCCCGAGGTCGCTTCAATCTTGTGCGCGCCGCAAGAGAGCGTGAATCTTGTTCCCTCGATGCCAGTCGTCTCCCCATTCACGCGCCAGTGGGCTACTCCTTGCCGCGAGTAGAGCCGGTGGCGCGGCGCGGCAGCTTGAGCGGCATGCGAACTCTCGCCGTTCACAAAAAGTGGTCTTTCACCCAGATACTCTGCAAGTTCGAATATCGTCTTTGTCGTCCGATCAATGATTTTGAACCGCTCGAGGTGCGCCTCATTGACGCCGGTAATAACGCCGATGTCCGGCTCGACCAGTTCGCACAGCGCCGCAATGTCGCCCGAGTAATACTCGCCGAACTCAAAAATCAAAACCTCCTCGTCGCCGCGAAGCGTCTCCACAAACCGGCTGATCCCAATGGGAGTGTTCGCGTTGCCGGGCGTCGCAGCAATTTTTTTACCATCACTCAATACCGTGCGCAGGATTTCTTTCATCGTCGTCTTGCCGTAGCTTCCGGCGATCGCGATTTTTACCGCTCTTAATTGCTGGATTTTCCGCTGCGCTTTTTTTATTAGGTACCGCTCAATCGGCGCCTGCGCCATGCGCAGCAAAAATAACGGCGCGAGCATAGCCCGCGGCAGAGCAAACGGCAACGCCGCAACACCGAGCATGAGTGCAAAGATACGAAAGACGAACGGCGCGTTCAACGAGAGAGTAAAGGAAGCCACCGCGATAATCCACGCAGCAGCAATCAGCCATGCCGCCGAGAGCAGGAGCTTCGCTTTCGGCGTGTAGCGCAGCCGTTTTCGTTTTTGTACCGCGCGAAAATCAGTTGTCCTCCGCACCGACGCGCTGTAGCGCTCCGGCTCATACTCGCTCGCCTGGAGCATATAGACGAGGGAGGAGATGAGGCGCGGATGAAACCGCGTCAGCGCGCGCATGACAATCGAGCTCATGGACTTGTATTGCATATATACCCAAAAGCAACAGGGTGGCGAATGTTTTTGAGTATATAATCACGGCGCTCGCGGAAAATGCAAATGCCCCTTTTCGCTTTCCGCTCGCTTGTGATTATAGAAAACTCTTCTGTCGCCTTTGACACCAATTTTATGCGATCGCTCTAAATTGGTGTCAAAGATTACACAGTATCGACGCTAACAGTATCGACGCTATCTGAATCCGTTAATTGCCGCGGCCACTTCGCCTGGTTTCTCCCGATGCACAAAATGTCCTGCCGCGGGAAAAACTTTGAGCGTAGATCCGGGAATGAGAGACACAAGTCGCTCACCCTCACAGAGCGGTGTGATCGCGTCTTCCCTGCCCCAGATGAGCAGCGTCGGAATGTGTACCTGTCGCGCCGCCGAACTCAAATCCTCACGGACGACAGCGCGAAACGTGTCCGAGAGCGAGCCTGCTTCAAAATAGTCGCTTCCTAAAAATTGATAGAGTTTCCCGCGCAGCGCGAGCCGAGCGAAACTGAGCGGCGGCACGAGCGTCGCCGCTCTGCCGAGCTTTGCGAGAACGGCGAAAAAATAATTCCGCAGCGTCTTCTTCTTTGCGACGCCCGCCGAGGCGATGAGGACGAGCCGCCGTGCGCTGAGGGCACCCTCTCCGAGACCTTTGAGCGCAACCCGCCCGCCGAATGAGTGGCCAACGAGCACGTCCACGTTTATATTGAGTTTAAAAATAAAATCGCGGACAAAACACGCATAGTCTCCAACGCCC from bacterium carries:
- the murF gene encoding UDP-N-acetylmuramoyl-tripeptide--D-alanyl-D-alanine ligase; the protein is MSSIVMRALTRFHPRLISSLVYMLQASEYEPERYSASVRRTTDFRAVQKRKRLRYTPKAKLLLSAAWLIAAAWIIAVASFTLSLNAPFVFRIFALMLGVAALPFALPRAMLAPLFLLRMAQAPIERYLIKKAQRKIQQLRAVKIAIAGSYGKTTMKEILRTVLSDGKKIAATPGNANTPIGISRFVETLRGDEEVLIFEFGEYYSGDIAALCELVEPDIGVITGVNEAHLERFKIIDRTTKTIFELAEYLGERPLFVNGESSHAAQAAAPRHRLYSRQGVAHWRVNGETTGIEGTRFTLSCGAHKIEATSGLLGMHQIGPLAAAAVIAFELGLSVPEIEQGTRKTRAFEHRLEPRRDAGGVVTIDDTYNGNPDGARAAIEFLRCVDAKRRIYVTPGLVEMGERSAAVHEEIGRSLAKIADVVVLVANSATPHIARGLTAALFKGELLWYDDALQMYAALPMLTVAGDVVLLQNDWPDGYV
- a CDS encoding D-alanine--D-alanine ligase family protein produces the protein MKTIGVIFGGRSVEHDISIITGQFIIAALGAAPGFVPVPIYIARSGRWYSAESLADVATFRRHDFTQHLESLRRPVIRTDGEFSLGFPGLFGAHATRRLDVAFPVLHGTNGEDGMLAGILSGAVIPFVGCDIAASAIAMDKALAKIVTERVGIPSTPYVFFTKREWNAERPRIEKEISVLHSPLFVKPVHLGSSIGVTRVESQGGLEQAVEVALHYDDKVIVEQGVPNLIEVNCAVLGNEEVRTSVLEQPLAKAALLSFDDKYMRGGKGSKGGSGSMSGAKESVRIPAPVDEKIAATIREFSVRAFRAIGGSGTARFDFLIDQKSGSVYLNEINPLPGSLQQHLWKASGVSNVELVTKLIALAEERFADKQKRVTTFASSVLQRGS
- the uvrA gene encoding excinuclease ABC subunit UvrA, which codes for MENKLIVKGARTHNLKNITVEMPRDKLIVFTGLSGSGKSSLAFDTIFAEGQRRYVESLSAYARQFLRQMQKPDVDEIVGLSPAISIDQKSRSNNPRSTVATITEIYDYLRVLFARIGRPHCLICGSPIEKLSKDEIMQFVLERIGEVRDHTHATNAPKQKTRRPKGGAPQQRTFEILAPLVRGRKGEYYQMLYDLLGKGYASVVVDGERHLLREQILLDKNKRHDIDVLVDTLSAADFASNEPAALERLAEALERALTESDGLVRVHVLSPDGAPNLGSAIERARVPIIEPQETFLLSSKFACPRDGYSFPEVEPRLFSFNSPYGACPDCNGLGTRHFFGNEVCPACHGARLRPEALQVFLGINVQHRVLNKNIQHSVLHPTNMSIVDVVSLSIADVIKFFDTLKLTPKEQDIARVVLREITSRLQFMANVGIDYLTLDRRANTLSGGEAQRIRLASQLGSGLVGALYVLDEPTIGLHQRDNDRLIETLKKLRDLGNTIIVVEHDEDTIFAADYIVDIGPGAGVHGGEVVVAGELEKLLTTKRNTSGSRTLGYLRGEEAIPIPEKRRTAEKGTLQIRGAKKHNIDNINFDIPLGRIVAITGVSGSGKSTLLYDILYENLRARFDRRYRSAKVYNCSSFSGTEYVGRAIMIDQSPIGRTPRSNPATYTGAFTFIRELFAESPDARVRGWRPGRFSFNVRGGRCEACQGNGEIAVEMHFLPTVYVTCDVCNGKRFMKETLEVRYRKKNIDEVLHMTIEEASAFFEEIPAIADRLKTLADTGLGYLELGQSATTLSGGEAQRIKIAAELYRPFLSKTIYLLDEPTVGLHYDDVRKLIEIFERLVGQGNTVVVIEHNMDILKCADYLIDLGPEGGEGGGRIVAKGTPEEVARSGKGHTATYLARVIKK
- a CDS encoding alpha/beta hydrolase, with amino-acid sequence MKIIVNNIATDYLDEGTGAVMLMLHGWKDTLQTFDQLVPLLAKGRRIVRLDLPGFGGTEPPPGTWGVGDYACFVRDFIFKLNINVDVLVGHSFGGRVALKGLGEGALSARRLVLIASAGVAKKKTLRNYFFAVLAKLGRAATLVPPLSFARLALRGKLYQFLGSDYFEAGSLSDTFRAVVREDLSSAARQVHIPTLLIWGREDAITPLCEGERLVSLIPGSTLKVFPAAGHFVHREKPGEVAAAINGFR